Below is a window of Corvus cornix cornix isolate S_Up_H32 chromosome 10, ASM73873v5, whole genome shotgun sequence DNA.
GTTTTACCTGTCAGGCTTGGAAAAGCTTTGTTAAACAGAATCTTCCTTCCTGTTCTAAGTTCCTTCATTAAGACATCCAGGATCCTCAAAGCCCCAGTAGTCTCTAGTACAGGATGAAGCCACATTTACACCCCACTAGTTTCCATTGGTACAAACCAAACAAGAGCCAAATTAACACTCATTAAACAGTGGCAGGAACTCACTGGAGGCTGGATGGTGTCTTCTGACCAGCCCCAGGATACCAGACACTTTTCCAAATGCAAAAGTTGTGGAAATTTCACATCACTTGCCATTTATAACTAAGTTCTTAAATTCCTCATGCTCCTCCTTGAAGATCACATGAAAGCAGGTGGCCTTCCCTTGATTTATGAGGTTACaatgagagaaaaggaaaataacaccAATTTAAGGGTATTAGCTCCTTAGTACAAGCACCACGGATCATTTCTTGCTCTACAATTTGTGGACAAATAAAAGGCTCCTTGGCTGCTACTCTGAAAGAGCTGAAGTAGAAAGTCCTTCTCTGGGACAGACTGACAGAACTGAAGAGCACCAGGGGTACAGAGAGagctccctgctgtgctcagaaTTGGGCTGACACTGAGAGGACTCTGGGAGTAACTCCAGCTTTCCAGGTAACTGACAACACAGCAGCTGAAGGCTGGAGACAGCCCTGGACACATCTTTTCTCACCCTGTATCTTCAATTCCCAGTTTAGGCAAATGAGGTTATAATGCAATCACTGGTTCAGCACCACCCTCCAGGACCTGGATTTGTTTCTCACATCAGGAAGTGAGAACAGACAAGTTATTGCTTTTAGTGCATGTGTTAAATTAGTCTGGTTGATCAATTACTTCTTCCTTCCACATACAAAGACATTGTAAGAGCTACATTAGGTTTGAAATGTGGAATGGATTATGCTACATATTTGTGCAGCAGATTTTCATCCTTTCAACATCTGAGTCAAGATGTGCCCAGCCTGTGACATTCATGTGTTGAGTGTCACTGCCCTCGACTCTGATATATCAAATAGTTCATATCCACACACAGCACAAAATGGAAATCGGTGGGTTTTAAatgaatgaagaagaaattcctGAGTCTGTATTAAAAAccatctctgattttttttctctcaagaatcagattcctcctcctcttcctctttatCATCCTGAAGACTGAGGTGTAACTCGGTTTGATTGATGGCAGCCTCATTGTCCATCTGCCCAAGAGTCTGTCATGAGAAAAGAGCTGATTACCAAACCCAACACAGATACCAAATGCTCCTCAAATCACTGTTAAAGCTGTGCAGTCACTGTTAATTAAAGATCTCAGAACTGCTGACTGAGAAGAAGTCCCTGATCTCCAGGGGAAAACTGCACCTGGGTCAGGCTGGCCACATATTGAGTGAAAAGCTGTAGCACCAGTGCTACCCCAGTATCACAAGTGTTAGACAACACATTTCATAAATGGTGAACTGAAGCTACACCAAACAGGTATTTCCCAACCCCCCTGGAAACACGGTGCTGCTTTTGGGAAAAGGTGAAACCAGCAACAAATCAGACATTTTACAGCTGAGCTTTGCAGTGAGGAGAAACATAAATGACGTGACACTAGGAACTGTACAGGAAAACCAcgcacagcccagctctgctcataCTGACACCCAGGCATGGGGCCCCCCTTACCTGCTGAGTGTCCTCGGCCAAGGCtgacagggggacagggacgTTCTCCTCGCTGGACCTGATCATGGACTGCAGCGCCAGCTCCTCCACCTGCAGGGAGCGGCACTGGTCACTCCTCGCACTCCATTAAAACATCAGACCTGCCAACCCCGGCACTCAGCCCGGGCTATCTGACACTCCTTAACATTTTTGACTCagaattttgggggttttaccCGTCAGTCTTGGAAAAGCTTTGTTAAATCTTCTGCAACTCTGTTCTAAGCTCCTTTATTGCAATACCCATGAACCTCTAAACCCAAGTGGTCTTTAGCTCCACTACCTCAAACTATCCCTTCTCCATCCATCAGCTAAGACAAACCATACACTCACATTTACCTCTTAGAGGTGTATCCTACATGCTCACAATTACATTTATCTCTTAATGTATGCACAGACTCACAATTACAGATACCTCTTAAAAATATATGCTCCATACACTCACATTTATCTTGTAACGTATCCTACACGCATCACAACTACATTTACCTCTCAGAGCTGTACCCTACCTCTCAGAGTACCGTAGATGGATCGCACTTCCACAGACCACGTGAAACCCCGCAGCaattccctgctctccctttcGCTGAGCCAAAGCGGCGGAGGGCCGGTCCTGTGGCGGAGCGTGGCCGCGGAGCGcgggcagggctgaggggcagGCCCGGCCGCGCCGCTGCGCTCGCGCCGCTCCCGactccatccccatccccatccccatccccggTCCCGGGCGGTCCCCGGGATGTCCCCGCGCACCCGCAGCCGGCGGAGCTGATCGTGCAGCGCCGCCTTGACCCGCAGCAGCGTCTCCTCCTCCCTGCGCAGCTCCTGCAGCCGGCTCAGCATCGTCCGCCCGCAGCGCCCCCGCCGGCGGGGAGGAaccgccgcgccccgccccgcgcgtCACCTGCCCCCTGCGTGACGTCACACCCACGGCGCAGCAGCGCGGGGCGGCCGCCACCGCGCGGCCACTGCCGGGCACGGCACCCGCGGCGCCTGCAGGGGGAACCGCGCACTCCCGGCTGCCGCGGGCTCAGCCACACCTCCCGccacctccctcctctcctcctcccgGAAGAGTTTCCGTTCGAACGCCGGCTCAGACACCCACACCCGACACGGCTTTCTCTGTTCCAACAGCGTTTATTAGGGACAAACCACGGGCACAGCGCCCGCGGGGACCCCGGGGCAGCACTGCCACGGTTACGCCTCAGCCTTGGCCTTCGCCGCGGGCTTGGCCGTCTTGGCCATCTTGGCCTTCTTGGCAGCGGGTGCTGCCTTGGGTGCAGCCGGGGCCTTGGCTGGCAGCTTGGCCTGGGCCTtggctttcttctcttccttaaGTTTGTGCTAAAACAGACAAAGAGATCATCAGTCAGTGCAACATCTGAATCACGAGAggcagccctgcctgtcccagctccacTCACGTTCTGGGCGTGCCGCAGGATGGTGTTGCGCCGCATGGTTTTGGCATACGGGTTCAACTTGATCATGATTCTCAGGTTCTTCAGTGGGTTCTTTTTCAGGACCCTGCGCTGAATCTTCTTCCTGGAAAGTACAGACATGTTGTATCATCAGCATATTTCACAGTACCAGTTGTGCTAAATTCTCCCTGAAATGTGGACAACTACAATTCCTCGTGTTTACACCCAGAGATTAAGAAATCCCAGCCTGAAACAGATTTTGACTTCCCTAGCAAAGCTTTTGTTCATTAGATAAAAATCACTTACTTTGGAGCACGCAGGGCCTTCTGGATTTCCTGGCTTCTCATGATTCTTCCAATATCTGTATTGGTCATCTTGTGCATTGGCAGGCTGTGAAACCAATGTTCAGAGTGTGAGTGGGTGAGAAAACCATGGCTAATTCACCAAACCAGGTATTTAGGAGCAAGTCACAGTAtcccttttcctgggaaaaagggggctgctctcccagcctgcctggctggctgcacCCACTTGTAGTCGCTCTTGAGCGTGGCAGCCTTGCGCCAGGTGCCGTACAGATCATCCAGCTTGCGGAAAGCGCTCTCTGTCCAGATGCAGAAACGCCCCACATGGCCCCCAGGAGCAAGGCGCAGCAGGTTCAGCTTGTTCACGTTGAGCAGAGTGATTCCTGGAGGAAACCAGGCAAGCCAATCCCTTTAGTTTGTACTTCAAATTAAGGAACACGAAACTAAGCAATAGACAAGATGCAGAAAGAGACTGGGGCTTTTTGGCTTTGACACTACAGAGCTACACACACCTCTCTATGAAAATctattgaattttaaaattaataataataagcAGCCTTTTTCCAGTGGCAAACTCAGCAGCCTCATTTTTAACTGCCCCAAACATAGTTCAGGGTTGGGAACAGCTACAACTCTTGTCACAAACACTCTCAGTATCACCAGAACAGGTTCTTACAAAGAACGTATCAGCTACTGCAGCAAGTCAGAACTTCCACACAATCATGTGTTTCAGAAACACGGACCAATGAAGTGGAATCTCATCATTCCAGGCAGTCTCCCAACAGAAGAGTGAGTGTGTCCCAAGGCAGTTACCTGGGATATTCCGGAAAGCTCTGATGATGCCGTTATCCTCATTGTAGATGATGCAGGGTCCCCTGCGCTGGATGCGGCGGCGATTCCTCATCTTACCCTTCCCGGCCCGCATGCGCTGGGAGGCGTAAACCTGGGAAAAGCACAAACTGTGAATATCCCAACAGCCCACAGCCCACCTGTGAGACACAATGAACTGCTTCAGTCAGAACTTCACCATCATCACTGCGGATCTGCAACACGGACCAGTGAGAAGTTCATCATTCTTGAGAGTCAAAATATAGAACTATTTGGAATTCCTACTCTAATTAAACAGCAGAGTCAAATCACCCCTGTTTTGCCCTTCAGATCACACCTTCCCAACTCACCTTTTTGATGTCATTCCAAGCTTTAAGCTTCTTCAGGAGAAGAACAGCTTCCTTGGTTTTCTTGTAGCCCTCAACCTTGTCCTCAACAACCAGAGGAAGTTCTGGAATCTCCTCAATGCGGTGGCCTAGAGAGGATTTCACAAGACACCATGTTGCTCACTGACCATGGCTAGACCCCATTCCTCATGGTTACTGCTTTGTATATTCATAAATGATACGTGATAAATTAAATTCATGATAGAAATTAATGCAATAAAGTCAGACACAGAAACCAGAGCAGTGAAGTTTCAGTGGAGTCCTACTGGTCTGTCTCACACAGAACTTTGTGTACCTGAGTATTGAGCAAATCTTTGCCTCCATGAACAGAAATCAAACTACACTGCAAGACTCCATTTAAGTCACCACAAAGTAACCAATATGGGCTCAGACAAACAATTCCAGAGCCAGAATTCCCACCTTTAGACATAACCAgagctgggagggcagaggcagccagagcagaaCAGATGGCATAACGCTTCTGCATGATGTTCACTCTGCGGTGCCAGCGCCGCCAGGTCTTGGTCGGGGCGAACATGCGGCCGCCGCGACACATCTGGGAGCTGCAGTTAAGAAcaactttttgttgttttagagTCTTCTCATCCCAAACAGCTTTATTGCTTGCTCAGCATTAATGGGTCGTCAACCACCTGTGCCAGGACTCTGACAGCAGGCAACTGTCCCTGGGCACGGGGTAAGGCGCAAATTACGACATCATGGCAAGACAGAACGGGTCATGCGGTTTGGGAGTGGGAATCACGTCAAATCAAGTCTGAGTTGCAGCCATTACCTCAAGAAGAAGATTCCAACCCACATTTAGATAATTAAAAACTTTTCTGCTGGCTGAGTTCAGTGCCCCTGAAGCCAGCACAGCCATGGAAGGATACATTGCCAAAGGCACCCTGGCCAGAGCGGTGAGTGCCACCACCCCGGACTCGCGGGATTCGAGCAACGGCTCTCCCAGTACCCCATGATTCGGCGCTGGTCTGGTGACCTGCAACAGAGAGAGATGTTCATTCAGAGAGTGACATCACTGCAATTCTCCCAAAGTCAGAGGGATGCTGAACTCAGGGCACCAATCAGAACTTCCACACAATCATGGGTTTCAGAAACACGGACCAATGAAGTGGAGTCTCAtcatttcagcaaaacaaatctTGATCAGGAAAACTTAATCCTAGTCTATTAATGTACTCGATTCTGACCTAAGGGCTTTAAGACACTCATTTTAAGCTTGATCCTCAATCTGGAGGTCTGACTTGGCATTACTATACCTATCaagttaaaatgtttatatGAAACTTAGAAGTAAAGTTAAAAAGGCATGTTCCTGGCACAAATTTCTTGGGAAGCAGAAATTATCTGCACCAACAACAGAAGCAACTCTAACAAATGCCCATTTTCAGGAGTTGCTCCTTGGCAAGTCTCACGAGGTCAATGTGGAGCAGGGGTTTTCACCTGAAACACTTTGAgacattttatgtttttcccACAAATAATGAAGATTCTACCTGAGGACCTTGGCACTATGATACTTTCAGCAATATGCACTTCAGGTAAGACCCCAGAATACCCCAAAACAACACCTTGATGCTCCTCAGAATAATAAAACCACTGTATTTCAAACAATTTCAAATCAGGCTGTTAATAACTGGCCTTGCCTTCTATACAAACCCCATTGACAAGTACTTCTCTTATCTCCACTCCAGCTTTATTTGCACATGAACCCCCCTGTACTGAAGCCCTGGGCTGGTTCCTGTGCCAGCCATACCCGCGAGCTCGCTGACGGCGTAGGGCTGCCGGTTGTTCTTGCGCAGGTTGGTGTGCACGAAGTTCACCACGTCGGGCCGGATGGGTGCCTTAAACACCGCGGGCAGCGTCACGTTCTTGCCTGATGCCTCCCCCTTCTCGGAGTACACGGAGATCAGCGGCCGAGCGCAAGCCTGGGGAAGCACAAACCCTTAAGTGCAGGTAAAGTCAACTTCTGTCACTGCAACTCCTCAAATATTGCTCAGAACAAAGGAGTCGtcagctcagcagtgccagcacgCTGACAGCAGGCAACTGTCACTGAGCACTGGATAAGACGCAAATTACGTCATCACAGCAATATTTCACTCAAAGTTGTGAACACAGCACAGTCCATGCCCAGAAAACTACACCTGCATTTCCAAGGCATTTCTAGAATTCAGCCTCTGGGCTCTTTAATAACCTCCTTCAAAACTATTTCCCATCTATTATTAAAAAAGCCCATAAAAAACTGACCTGTATTAACCAAAAACTTGTAATTTAAACTAGGAAATGCTGTAACCATTAGGTTGCATTTAAATTAGGAAATGCTGCAATGACTGCAGCTCAGCAAACACTGTCAGAGTGAAGTCTGGACCCCCTGAACAACCCCTGATGCTTTAAAATCTGAAGGGAAGTGAAAAATTAAGCTGCtctcagccccagctgcctgTCAAAAAGGTGAAAGGATGCCCAAAAATAGCCAGAGGTTGAACAGCACCTtttaaaaaccaattttttaGCATTATATTGTACTGCTTGTTAATTAATTTCACGGTAACAGTACAGGCAAAGcatcttccttcccttccccctctgcaGTTCATTAAAAGTATTCCAGAACTCAAAACTAACCAGCTAATAACAATGGAAGGGCCACCTGTATATGTGACACTGGTCACAAGCAAGGCTCTGGCCCAGGTGTTAACCCAGAGACctcaacaacagcaacaaactTGATCGCGGTGAAGGCATCAGAGCACAATCTCAACTGTACTGGCAAGAAAAGTTGTTCATTTGCAACCTGATTATAGACCAAGACCCCTTAAAGCCTATTTTGCAAcaaaaatggttaaaaaaatagatttttagaAGCCGTTCTTCCCACTCTAGATGAGCGCAAACGCTCCCATGGGGcctgttttgctttaaataaatacatgaagaaTCTACAAAGTACTGCCAGATGGCGATGGGGACCTATCTCCCTTACTGCCCAAAGGAAAGAGGACTTCGGGCGGACAACGTCGAGCTCCCGCCCGCGGCCTCcccagcccggcctggcccggcccggctccaCTCGGTCACTCACGGGCTCCACGCGGCCGCCGAGCACTGACGGGCCCAAAATGGCGGCCGCACGGCCCACGCCGCCAGCGCGGCCCCTGAGCCGCCCACGGTATTGCCCTGGCCGCCAGCCCCGGCTCCCCCGGCCCGAGGCCACTGCCCGCCCCACTACCCCCGGCCCCCCACACCCCCGGGCTAGGCCTGACGCTCCCCTCACCATGGCGGCGGAGCTGCTCGTGCGGCCGCCTGTCTGCGCCGCGCCCCGACCGGAAAAGGAAGGACTCGTCACCGCTTTCTCACTACGTCGATGTCCCTCCGCTCCGTGCCTGCCGCTTCTGTCGCGCCGGCCGGTCAACCCCCGACCCTAGTCCAAGTTTCGGACGTAGTTCCAGCCCTGGTCCCAGTCCCGGTCCAAGTCTCTTCGGCCCCGTCGCGCCCATCCTGAGCCGTCCGGGCGCCTCTGTCCTTCTCAGTCCTCCGCCAAAGCAGGGGACTCTCTTCCGGCGGAGGGATCCAGCATGACGCGTCACCCTCCCCTCACAGACGTCGCGTAGCGCCGGCGGGCGGGAGGTTTGATTGTGGCGGGCGGCGAtggcggcggagcggcggcgccGGGCAGGCTGCGGCCTGAGCGGGCTCCTGCTACGGTGGGGATCGGGGCTGCTCTCGGGGCTGTCCGGAGTCCTGCTCCGGTGGGCGTTGGGGTCACTGCCCGTGGGTCTCCGCTGTTCTGCTGAGGGATGTATGGCCTTGGCTTGTGGGGAGCCTGCTGAGGCTCCGGTTGTAGCCTTGGAGTGTTTAATGTATGTGGGTAATGTTGCTGTTTAATGAGGAACGCTGAGGGGGAAAGTCGTGCATCTCAGcgttttcttttctttcaggatACGTGAAGAAGGAAAGGACAGTATCCCTGAACATCCGTATCTTTACGAGGTAAAATCATAAAccggtttgggttggaagggaccttgaagatcatctcatcccatcccctgccacgggcagggacaccttccactatcccaggctgctccaagccccggtcagcctggccttggacacttgcagggatccatgggcagcctctgccagggcaTCCACACCCTCacaggaaggatttcttcctaatttccaGTCTAAAGCTACTCTGTCAGCATGAAGCTGATaccttgtcctgtcactccatgctcttgtaaatagtctctctccatctttcctgtaggctcccttcagatactggaaggctgcaattaggtcatGAATGGGTGCAATAGGACTGGGAAACACTTTGTGGAATTGTTTGATTTTGCAATTTCTGgtgtaaaaaaattctaaaatgcAGTCTCTATACGGTGCATTAAGaagttttgattaattttttttgcagactGATGTAGAGATCTCATTGGTCAGTGGCAGTTGCAAAAGTCCCATTGAAAGCTTTTGGAATGGAAGCAGTGCAATGTatattttgcagaaagcagTAAGTGTGCTTGGTagatgttcatttttttaaatgtaatccAGACTTTTGAATTcccatcagatttttttcacacaCCTTGCAGTTTTTGATTTACCTACACCTTTTTCTTAAAGACACACAATGAAGAAAGTGATTCAATGGAAGAATCAAGAACAGATGATGCTGTTTATGCCCCTGAGCTTTTGCCAAAGGCGAGTCCTGGACCGCTGGCTCTTTCTGTTGGAAGAGCAAAGTAAGTGTGAAAGCCTTCTCTCCCCTTTTGAGGgagttttcttttgtaattttgtGTCTTCTTCTAATATTCAGAACCTGTATTTTCAatccccaaaataaaattactcatTAGTTTATGAGGAGTTGTGACTGTTTTCCATCCTGCAAAAGGGCCTCCCttcttttaaaagtgctttaaaaagtaGATAAAATCCAGGCACTGGAAAAGCACTTCTGAGCTGAGCTGTTGAGTTAATGGAATTCCCTGGGTGTAGATGAGCAAAAAAAGCTCACTAAGACTTCAGTGCTTGTTTTTTTAGTAAggcttctattaaaaaaagccctaaaaatCTGATATGGGTCTTTGGTGTTAAAATACTAAGGCATGGTACCAAAATGTGGTTTACCTAACAGATGtattcttttaattaaagtgcttaaaatgtaaaattcaaTTATGATTTTAGAATCTTCAGTCTACATTAATGTAATGTGTTATTTGCTGGCAtctaattttctccctgttccTATTTCTAGGCAGTTGATTTCCTTGTACACAATGGTGCAAAATCCAAACATGACCTACCTGGGCAAAAGTGACCTGGCTGTGCTTCCTCTCCTCTGGGTCAGGTGTGATGGTTCTGATCCTCAGCACACCTGCTGGATTGGAGCTGAGCCTCTCAAGGCTGGAAACAAAGTCACAGGGGTCAATATCTACATGGTTTCATGTGATGGTAATGTGATCATGgtgcacagaaaataaatgaggatGGCTAAAAAATGTGGGAATGCTGATGTCATGATGGCATCTTTGTTCTTTGTGTGGTACTGGCTTGGAAATGCTCTATATTCCTGGTTTTAGTGAACAAGAAGGgattaaaataagagaaaagatgtttttaacCAATGCTGTGTGGGGGAAATAGCTTTTTTATCTACTTGAAGcacctggagctgtgcaggcCTACCTGTACCCAGGTGCAGTAACAGCAAATTTAAACTGGTGCCATTCAGCATCTTACATAACCACTGACTCATTCTGAACATTTATATATGCTCATACCAGCTCCTATAATCAATAGGAGACATGCAGGGAGAATTCCTGCTTTCTAAAGGACAGCATGAGTCATGCTTCACCAAATGGAGTGTTTGGGAACGAATTTGAAGTGCTAAATTTGAATTGTGTcaaatggggttttttgattttcacttttttcctttcctaggTCCTACAGCTGATAAAACCCGTTTTGCAAACCTGGAAGAGCTCAAAAAGGAACATAAAATAAGACATCATTCATCTGTTGTAGGTTTTTATGCTCTGTCATGGCTTCAGCTTAAGTTTAAAAACTGTCTTTTGGGATTTATGATGCTGGTTTGGGGAAGCTTTATAGATCTTCTATAGAAACTCACCTTAGTATGATTCTGTGGTGTAACAGTCTGATTTCAGGTCATGTTTATAATGCATTTATCTGATATTAAcccttttttgtgtgtttgtgaaatgcttttaaaatgacttTGCCTGTGgcagttttgttggttttatctttgaaatctgttttttctaGGTGACAACAAAAGGATTTGCTCGGTATGAGCTGATTGCAGCAGCTGCAATAGAGGACACCACTGCAGAATCTGAAAGCAATATCTATGTGGATATTACATGGAATGGTGTGGAGAAGATTCTGGAGACTCCCCCACTGGTCTCCGCTGCCACCCTTGTAAGTCAggatggaaaaagcaaacaaacgCAAGCTCTTGGCACCACTTACATCATGAGTAGTTTCAAGGATAGAAAATAGAAACAACACAGCCTGTTCGTAATATAAATTATAAGTTATGCTAAGACACTTCACTAATGAAAATTTTAGGACACTTGATTTCTAAAGTTTGAAACTGAGATAAACTTATGGAACTTTCAGAACATTGTCCTGGAGTCGGGGGACCCCAGAAGTCCTGTGTTCCAGCTGTACCGAGAGCTGCAGTTCCTCTTGGTGAGTATGGGGGAGAAATTCCAATTTCACATTTGCAAGGAGTGGGGATTTTATGTGGtaataatttgctttatttaaaacttaATCTGATGTTTCAAATATAACTTCAAGCGTTTGTTTTAGCTGAAACTTTGAGTTCAGTTTTAGGAATCTTGAATGCAAAGAGGACAAATCATCCAGGAAATTCTGGAAATTTGTAACTCCTGGTTAGCTGTGCAGAGATTTGTGATCCTTGGTGAAGTTATCTGTGATATATGACACGTGCAGGACTCCCAAGAAGAACTGATTTCTGTTGTGATTTTCCTGCTGACTTTAGGCTTTGGCTGAAGGTCTGAAGACAGGTGTGACTGAGTGGCCTGAGCCATCAGAGTCTGAATCAGCTCTTAAACTGGTCCAGGAATTTCTGACTGGTAATTGCTGCTTGttctgtggggagggagggggtgtAGCACTTCACAGGAGTAAAAGGAAATTCCACATACAGCTTTTAAAGCATTAGAACTagaaatgttcatttctgtgctgtaaCCATGCACAGAGTAGTTAAATAGGTTAATAcatatttgtcatttttctttgtcctaATATCGTGGAtcaaagtaaaaagaataaaaaatattttaaaaagtcttttcagACTGTATTCTTACCCcctaaaagcatttttaaattaataaattatatttttcagtgtatttgttAGTTAGTGCCTGGGGATTAATATGATTGGTTTGATGACGCTTTTCATAGTGATGgaacttatttttttaactctacTAGATTTAAAGAAGAAGCTGGATGGAGATTGTATATCTGGAAACAAGAGTGAAAGAGAGGTGCGTGCAATTTCCTAACAGCTGCTTTGTCATTTCACTTTCCTCACAACTGTAGTTATTTCAGATTTTGACTATTTCTTGTATGTTATTTATATGTGTAAATACATAGATGTAAAGGTGTAAAGAAAGATGgatctcttcctttctgcttctgctgtgtaAAAATAATGGGAGAAGGTCTGATTTTTTCCAGGAATTCTGACCTTTGTGCCATTGCAGTCTAtcattaatttgcttttctttcctaatttaGTGATTTGAGGCCAATTTAATAGTATCAGCTGAATATGTGTCTTATTTATCTAGAGGTTTATGATATTGTAAAGCAATGGGCAAattcaaattataaaaaatgCGTTTGGTTgtattaagatttttttcccctctcagcCTACAAGGAAAGGTTTACGTCTATTTTCTGTTACGAGAGAAGCAGCATTTACTTGATAATCTAAGAATATATTGATTTCTGTGTCAACAGAAATATTCTGTATCAGGATTACAGGGAAGTAGCTCTCTATTTTGAGAATTTATGTGTCTGGATTTTGGCCTCCCAGGGCACTGATGGGTACACAGACAATATCTGGCTGAGATCTAAAGTCTCTCTGAcagtgggttttgtttcctggtCCAAGGCTAGCAGTTATGCAGTGTGATAATTCTGGAAAGAATTAAACTCACgtttaaacaaaaatatacttCCAAATTACTGTGTGGTAGTTTCCctggaaaatggggaaaattaGTGATATACCCAGTTTTGATCTCTGGACAAATTCAGAATTGGAAGGTTTTTGGATCTCAGGCACCATTTTTCATTGAAGACCAAtaaattctttcagaaaatca
It encodes the following:
- the SNAPC5 gene encoding snRNA-activating protein complex subunit 5, yielding MLSRLQELRREEETLLRVKAALHDQLRRLRVEELALQSMIRSSEENVPVPLSALAEDTQQTLGQMDNEAAINQTELHLSLQDDKEEEEEESDS
- the RPL4 gene encoding 60S ribosomal protein L4 encodes the protein MACARPLISVYSEKGEASGKNVTLPAVFKAPIRPDVVNFVHTNLRKNNRQPYAVSELAGHQTSAESWGTGRAVARIPRVRGGGTHRSGQGAFGNMCRGGRMFAPTKTWRRWHRRVNIMQKRYAICSALAASALPALVMSKGHRIEEIPELPLVVEDKVEGYKKTKEAVLLLKKLKAWNDIKKVYASQRMRAGKGKMRNRRRIQRRGPCIIYNEDNGIIRAFRNIPGITLLNVNKLNLLRLAPGGHVGRFCIWTESAFRKLDDLYGTWRKAATLKSDYNLPMHKMTNTDIGRIMRSQEIQKALRAPKKKIQRRVLKKNPLKNLRIMIKLNPYAKTMRRNTILRHAQNHKLKEEKKAKAQAKLPAKAPAAPKAAPAAKKAKMAKTAKPAAKAKAEA
- the ZWILCH gene encoding protein zwilch homolog isoform X1: MAAERRRRAGCGLSGLLLRIREEGKDSIPEHPYLYETDVEISLVSGSCKSPIESFWNGSSAMYILQKATHNEESDSMEESRTDDAVYAPELLPKASPGPLALSVGRAKQLISLYTMVQNPNMTYLGKSDLAVLPLLWVRCDGSDPQHTCWIGAEPLKAGNKVTGVNIYMVSCDGPTADKTRFANLEELKKEHKIRHHSSVVTTKGFARYELIAAAAIEDTTAESESNIYVDITWNGVEKILETPPLVSAATLNIVLESGDPRSPVFQLYRELQFLLALAEGLKTGVTEWPEPSESESALKLVQEFLTDLKKKLDGDCISGNKSEREKIKCDTAAVDSCIKSIFGEREDLDFTEQLWCKMKGVSSYQELIDCFTLVIKSLELGEIQPWIHQGSSSFLSQLIQQSYHGKMEDVPLSDITPIQMLLEIGLEKMKKDYVSFFIGQELATVTYLDYFISTSVDLQEQVHRVQKLHHMLEIIVSCTGLLQFRHENLFPLTQICMQYYKENPLNEKHVFQMPIRPALVKKFYQNDNPEIWKVEISSGHGQKEVKTTWQVSTNAPVEHGTANNSECLPMNLRRVLKRNFPVVNAGLQSEKVQRGGDLPCCQQM
- the ZWILCH gene encoding protein zwilch homolog isoform X2 yields the protein MAAERRRRAGCGLSGLLLRIREEGKDSIPEHPYLYETDVEISLVSGSCKSPIESFWNGSSAMYILQKATHNEESDSMEESRTDDAVYAPELLPKASPGPLALSVGRAKQLISLYTMVQNPNMTYLGKSDLAVLPLLWVRCDGSDPQHTCWIGAEPLKAGNKVTGVNIYMVSCDGPTADKTRFANLEELKKEHKIRHHSSVVTTKGFARYELIAAAAIEDTTAESESNIYVDITWNGVEKILETPPLVSAATLNIVLESGDPRSPVFQLYRELQFLLALAEGLKTGVTEWPEPSESESALKLVQEFLTDLKKKLDGDCISGNKSEREKIKCDTAAVDSCIKSIFGEREDLDFTEQLWCKMKGVSSYQELIDCFTLVIKSLELGEIQPWIHQGSSSFLSQLIQQSYHGKMEDVPLSDITPIQMLLEIGLEKMKKDYVSFFIGQELATVTYLDYFISTSVDLQEQVHRVQKLHHMLEIIVSCTGLLQFRHENLFPLTQICMQYYKENPLNEKHVFQMPIRPALVKKFYQNDNPEIWKVEISSGHGQKEVKTTWQVSTNAPVEHGTANNSGLFSDSTVNGSSEERLYFITTTQCSQVQFT